The following are encoded in a window of Streptomyces sp. SAT1 genomic DNA:
- a CDS encoding glutathionylspermidine synthase family protein — translation MERRTLEPRPGWQQTVEAQGLIYPLTRHPDDSLRPYWDESACYVFSLPEVEALEDVVEELHRMCLAAAGHIVATGRFADLGITDPRVAAAVAESWHRRAELPSVYGRFDLRYDGTGPAKLLEYNADTPTSLVEAASPQWFWMEDRFPGADQWNSLHDRLVAAWRKQARLLPPGAPLHFAHSAEDELGEDLMTVAYLKETAEQAGLETEWISVEEIGWDPLSERFVDNGLRFIRSVFKLYPWEWLTTDRFGGHVLDTLDNGGGTGSTLWIEPAWKMLLSNKALLAVLWELYPGHPNLLPAYLDGPRELADTSGYVAKPLLGREGEGVTVHEPGTEPAPASVPEDEACCYQALAPLPAFDGNHVVLGAWVVEDESAGLGIRESSGLITDEYARFVPHVIL, via the coding sequence ATGGAACGCCGCACCCTCGAACCCCGGCCCGGCTGGCAGCAGACCGTCGAGGCGCAGGGCCTGATCTACCCGCTCACCCGCCATCCCGACGACTCGCTGCGGCCCTACTGGGACGAGAGCGCCTGCTACGTCTTCTCGCTGCCCGAGGTGGAGGCGCTGGAGGACGTCGTCGAGGAACTGCACCGCATGTGCCTGGCGGCGGCCGGCCACATCGTCGCCACCGGGCGGTTCGCCGACCTCGGCATCACCGACCCGCGGGTCGCCGCCGCGGTCGCCGAGTCCTGGCACCGGCGGGCCGAACTCCCCTCCGTCTACGGCCGCTTCGACCTGCGCTACGACGGCACGGGACCGGCCAAGCTGCTGGAGTACAACGCGGACACCCCGACCTCGCTGGTCGAGGCGGCCTCCCCGCAGTGGTTCTGGATGGAGGACCGCTTCCCCGGCGCCGACCAGTGGAACTCCCTGCACGACCGGCTCGTCGCCGCGTGGCGGAAGCAGGCGAGGCTGCTCCCGCCGGGCGCCCCGCTGCACTTCGCGCACTCCGCCGAGGACGAGCTGGGCGAGGACCTGATGACGGTCGCCTATCTCAAGGAGACCGCCGAGCAGGCGGGCCTGGAGACCGAGTGGATCTCCGTGGAGGAGATCGGCTGGGACCCGCTGTCCGAGCGGTTCGTGGACAACGGGCTGCGGTTCATCCGCAGCGTCTTCAAGCTCTACCCCTGGGAGTGGCTGACCACCGACCGCTTCGGCGGACACGTCCTGGACACCCTCGACAACGGCGGCGGCACCGGCTCCACCCTGTGGATCGAGCCCGCCTGGAAGATGCTGCTGAGCAACAAGGCGCTGCTGGCCGTCCTCTGGGAGCTGTACCCCGGCCACCCCAATCTGCTCCCCGCCTACCTCGACGGCCCGCGCGAACTGGCCGACACCAGCGGTTACGTGGCCAAGCCGCTGCTCGGCCGCGAGGGCGAGGGCGTCACGGTGCACGAGCCGGGCACCGAGCCCGCGCCCGCGTCCGTCCCGGAGGACGAGGCGTGCTGCTACCAGGCGCTCGCCCCGCTGCCCGCCTTCGACGGCAACCACGTCGTCCTGGGCGCCTGGGTCGTCGAAGACGAGTCCGCCGGTCTCGGCATCCGGGAGTCGTCCGGTCTGATCACGGACGAGTACGCCCGCTTCGTCCCGCACGTGATCCTCTGA
- a CDS encoding MerR family transcriptional regulator: MGRTHVEDRVRIAALARAAGVSVQQIRVYADGGLLPPAGRTASGYRVFTAVHAEALAALRELAAGHGWPAARTVMRAVHAGDLRAALAAVDASHGALDRERSGLAAMGEALASVLAGGALAPAAGRRAPRIGEAARAVGVKPPVLRLWEERGLLRPDREPGTGYRRYPPAELEAAHVVALLRRGGHPLAAAGPVLEALRAGGGPDRIRDELAARRERLHERSSRRLAASAALHGYLRTLGHLT; the protein is encoded by the coding sequence GTGGGGAGGACTCACGTGGAGGACCGGGTGCGGATCGCCGCGCTGGCGCGGGCGGCGGGGGTGTCGGTGCAGCAGATCCGCGTCTACGCCGACGGCGGGCTGCTGCCCCCGGCCGGGCGCACCGCGTCCGGCTACCGGGTCTTCACGGCCGTGCACGCCGAGGCGCTGGCGGCGCTGCGGGAACTGGCCGCCGGGCACGGCTGGCCGGCCGCCCGCACGGTCATGCGGGCCGTGCACGCCGGGGACCTGAGGGCGGCGCTGGCCGCCGTCGACGCGAGCCACGGCGCCCTCGACCGGGAACGCTCCGGGCTGGCCGCCATGGGCGAGGCGCTGGCGTCGGTCCTGGCCGGCGGCGCGCTCGCCCCGGCCGCCGGGCGCCGCGCGCCGCGCATCGGGGAGGCGGCGCGCGCCGTGGGGGTGAAGCCGCCGGTGCTGCGGCTGTGGGAGGAGCGCGGACTGCTGCGGCCGGACCGGGAGCCGGGCACGGGCTACCGCCGCTACCCGCCCGCGGAGCTTGAGGCGGCGCACGTCGTGGCGCTGCTGCGCCGGGGCGGCCACCCGCTCGCGGCGGCCGGACCGGTCCTGGAGGCGCTGCGCGCGGGCGGCGGCCCGGACCGGATCCGCGACGAACTCGCCGCCCGCCGGGAGCGGTTGCACGAACGCAGCAGCCGCCGCCTGGCCGCGTCCGCGGCCCTGCACGGCTATCTGCGCACCCTCGGCCACCTCACCTGA
- a CDS encoding glycine hydroxymethyltransferase — MPAPLSTESTAFRAALDVIRAVEPRVADAIGQEVADQREMLKLIASENYASPATLLAMGNWFSDKYAEGTVGRRFYAGCRNVDTVESLAAEHARELFGARHAYVQPHSGIDANLVAFWAVLADRVEAPFLEKTGVRQVNDLDDAAWAELRAAFGNQRMLGMSLDAGGHLTHGFRPNISGKMFDQRSYGTDPATGLLDYEALRATAREFKPLIIVAGYSAYPRLVNFRIMREIADEVGATLMVDMAHFAGLVAGKVLTGDFDPVPHAQIVTTTTHKSLRGPRGGMVLCDDSLKDQVDRGCPMVLGGPLPHVMAAKAVALAEARQPSFQDYARRVVDNSRALAEGLTRRGATLVTGGTDNHLNLIDVASSYGLTGRQAEAALLDSGIVTNRNAIPADPNGAWYTSGIRVGTPALTTRGLGTAEMDEVAALIDRVLTATEPGTTAKGAPSKAQHVLDGKTAEEIAHRASDLVAGFPLYPEIDLG; from the coding sequence ATGCCCGCGCCCCTGTCCACCGAGTCCACCGCCTTCCGCGCCGCGCTCGACGTGATCCGCGCCGTCGAACCGCGCGTCGCCGACGCCATCGGCCAGGAGGTGGCCGACCAGCGCGAGATGCTCAAGCTGATCGCCTCCGAGAACTACGCCTCCCCGGCCACGCTGCTCGCGATGGGCAACTGGTTCAGCGACAAGTACGCCGAGGGCACCGTCGGCCGCCGCTTCTACGCCGGCTGCCGCAACGTCGACACCGTCGAGTCGCTGGCCGCCGAGCACGCCCGGGAGCTGTTCGGCGCCCGCCACGCCTACGTCCAGCCGCACTCCGGCATCGACGCCAACCTGGTCGCCTTCTGGGCGGTCCTCGCCGACCGGGTCGAGGCGCCCTTCCTGGAGAAGACCGGCGTCCGCCAGGTCAACGACCTCGACGACGCGGCCTGGGCCGAGCTGCGCGCCGCCTTCGGCAACCAGCGCATGCTGGGCATGTCCCTGGACGCCGGCGGCCACCTCACCCACGGCTTCCGCCCGAACATCTCCGGGAAGATGTTCGACCAGCGCTCCTACGGCACCGACCCGGCCACCGGCCTCCTCGACTACGAGGCCCTGCGCGCCACCGCCCGCGAGTTCAAGCCGCTGATCATCGTCGCGGGCTACTCGGCCTACCCCCGCCTGGTGAACTTCCGGATCATGCGCGAGATCGCCGACGAGGTCGGCGCCACGCTCATGGTCGACATGGCCCACTTCGCCGGGCTGGTCGCGGGCAAGGTCCTCACCGGCGACTTCGACCCGGTCCCGCACGCCCAGATCGTCACCACCACCACCCACAAGTCGCTGCGCGGCCCGCGCGGCGGCATGGTCCTGTGCGACGACTCCCTCAAGGACCAGGTCGACCGCGGCTGCCCGATGGTGCTCGGCGGCCCGCTCCCGCACGTCATGGCCGCCAAGGCGGTCGCCCTGGCGGAGGCCCGGCAGCCCTCCTTCCAGGACTACGCCCGGCGGGTCGTCGACAACTCCCGCGCGCTGGCCGAGGGCCTGACGCGGCGCGGCGCCACCCTGGTGACCGGCGGCACCGACAACCACCTCAACCTGATCGACGTCGCCTCCTCCTACGGGCTGACCGGCCGCCAGGCCGAGGCCGCGCTGCTGGACTCCGGCATCGTCACCAACCGCAACGCGATCCCCGCCGACCCCAACGGCGCCTGGTACACCTCCGGCATCCGGGTCGGCACGCCCGCGCTGACCACCCGGGGGCTCGGCACCGCCGAGATGGACGAGGTCGCCGCTCTCATCGACCGCGTGCTGACCGCGACCGAGCCCGGCACCACCGCCAAGGGCGCCCCGTCCAAGGCGCAGCACGTCCTGGACGGCAAGACCGCCGAGGAGATCGCCCACCGGGCCTCCGACCTCGTGGCGGGCTTCCCGCTCTACCCGGAGATCGACCTCGGCTGA
- the trpS gene encoding tryptophan--tRNA ligase: protein MANDRPRVLSGIQPTAGSFHLGNYLGAVRQWVALQESHDAFYMVVDLHAITVPQDPAELRANTRLAAAQLLAAGLDPERCTLFVQSHVPEHAQLAWVMNCLTGFGEASRMTQFKDKSAKQGADRASVGLFTYPVLQVADILLYQAHQVPVGEDQRQHIELTRDLAERFNGRFGETFTVPSAYILKETAKIYDLQEPSIKMSKSASTPKGLINLLDDPRTTAKKVRSAVTDTDTVIRFDPEAKPGVSNLLSIYATLTGTGVPALEEKYEGKGYGALKTDLAEVMVEFVTPFREQTQQYLDDPETLDAILAKGAEKARAVAAETLAHAYDRVGFLPAKH, encoded by the coding sequence ATGGCCAACGACCGACCTCGCGTGCTCTCCGGAATCCAGCCCACCGCAGGCTCGTTCCACCTCGGCAACTACCTCGGCGCCGTCCGCCAGTGGGTGGCCCTCCAGGAGTCCCACGACGCCTTCTACATGGTCGTCGACCTGCACGCGATCACGGTCCCGCAGGACCCGGCCGAGCTGCGCGCCAACACCCGGCTGGCCGCCGCCCAGCTGCTGGCCGCCGGTCTCGACCCGGAGCGCTGCACGCTGTTCGTCCAGAGCCATGTGCCCGAGCACGCCCAGCTCGCCTGGGTCATGAACTGCCTCACCGGCTTCGGCGAGGCGTCCCGGATGACCCAGTTCAAGGACAAGTCCGCCAAGCAGGGTGCCGACCGGGCCTCCGTCGGCCTGTTCACCTACCCCGTCCTCCAGGTCGCCGACATCCTCCTCTACCAGGCCCACCAGGTGCCGGTCGGCGAGGACCAGCGCCAGCACATCGAGCTGACCCGCGACCTGGCCGAGCGCTTCAACGGCCGCTTCGGCGAGACCTTCACCGTCCCCTCCGCGTACATCCTCAAGGAGACGGCGAAGATCTACGACCTCCAGGAGCCGTCGATCAAGATGAGCAAGTCGGCGTCCACGCCGAAGGGCCTCATCAACCTGCTCGACGACCCGAGGACCACCGCGAAGAAGGTCAGGAGCGCGGTCACCGACACCGACACGGTCATCCGCTTCGACCCCGAGGCCAAGCCCGGCGTCAGCAACCTGCTGTCGATCTACGCCACGCTCACCGGCACGGGCGTCCCCGCGTTGGAGGAGAAGTACGAGGGCAAGGGGTACGGCGCGCTCAAGACGGACCTGGCCGAGGTCATGGTCGAGTTCGTGACGCCGTTCCGCGAGCAGACCCAGCAGTACCTGGACGACCCGGAGACGCTGGACGCGATCCTGGCCAAGGGCGCCGAGAAGGCCCGCGCCGTCGCCGCGGAGACCCTCGCCCACGCGTACGACCGGGTGGGCTTCCTGCCGGCCAAGCACTGA
- a CDS encoding 2'-5' RNA ligase family protein produces MGTVTIGVSIAVPEPHGSLLQERRAGFGDAAAHGIPTHVTLLPPTEVDRAALPAVEAHLTEVAAAGRSFPMRLSGTDTFRPLSPVVYVRVVEGAEACARLQERVRDASGPVARELQFPYHPHVTVAHGIDEAAMDRAFAELAGYEAAWTCTGFALHEQGPDGVWRKLREFSFGGRAVVPPQAAPVDRGTLPAR; encoded by the coding sequence GTGGGGACCGTAACGATCGGTGTGTCGATCGCGGTCCCGGAGCCCCACGGCAGCCTGCTCCAGGAGCGGCGCGCGGGCTTCGGCGACGCCGCGGCTCACGGCATCCCCACGCATGTCACCCTGCTCCCGCCGACCGAGGTCGACCGGGCCGCGCTGCCGGCCGTCGAGGCCCATCTGACCGAGGTGGCGGCGGCCGGGCGGTCCTTCCCGATGCGGCTGTCCGGCACCGACACCTTCCGGCCGCTGTCGCCGGTGGTGTACGTCCGGGTCGTCGAGGGCGCCGAGGCGTGCGCCCGGCTCCAGGAGCGGGTCCGGGACGCCTCCGGGCCGGTGGCCCGCGAACTCCAGTTCCCGTACCACCCGCACGTCACGGTCGCGCACGGCATCGACGAGGCCGCGATGGACCGCGCCTTCGCGGAGCTGGCCGGGTACGAGGCCGCCTGGACGTGCACCGGTTTCGCGCTGCACGAGCAGGGCCCCGACGGGGTGTGGCGCAAGCTGCGGGAGTTCTCCTTCGGCGGCCGCGCGGTGGTGCCCCCGCAGGCGGCCCCCGTCGACCGCGGCACCCTGCCCGCCCGCTAG
- a CDS encoding SDR family NAD(P)-dependent oxidoreductase, whose amino-acid sequence MARLVPRLTDPGPGRLPRSVLVLGGTSEIALATVRRLIARRTRTVWLAGRSAPALAEEAARLRALGAEVRTVAFDALDCGAHESVLGKVFAEGPVDLVLLAFGVLGDQAYDEREPLNAVHVAQTNYSGAVSASLVAARALQNQGHGSLAVLSAAAAERARRTDFIYGSSKAGLDTFTQGLGDALYGTGVHVMLVRPAFVTSRATAGRAVPPLASTPGEVATAVELGLRRHSETVWVPGALRAVTTALRHLPRGLYRRLPL is encoded by the coding sequence CTGGCCCGGCTGGTCCCCCGGCTCACCGATCCGGGACCCGGCCGGCTGCCGCGCTCCGTGCTGGTGCTCGGCGGCACCTCCGAGATCGCGCTGGCCACCGTGCGGCGGCTGATCGCGCGCCGTACCCGCACGGTGTGGCTGGCGGGCCGGTCCGCGCCCGCCCTGGCCGAGGAGGCGGCCCGGCTGCGGGCACTGGGCGCCGAGGTGCGCACGGTCGCCTTCGACGCGCTCGACTGCGGCGCGCACGAGAGCGTGCTCGGCAAGGTGTTCGCCGAGGGCCCCGTCGACCTGGTGCTGCTGGCCTTCGGCGTCCTGGGCGACCAGGCGTACGACGAGCGGGAGCCGCTGAACGCGGTGCACGTCGCCCAGACCAACTACTCCGGCGCGGTCTCGGCGTCCCTGGTGGCCGCGCGCGCCCTGCAGAACCAGGGGCACGGCTCCCTGGCCGTCCTCTCCGCGGCCGCCGCCGAACGGGCCCGCCGCACCGACTTCATCTACGGCTCCAGCAAGGCGGGCCTGGACACCTTCACCCAGGGCCTGGGCGACGCGCTGTACGGGACGGGCGTGCACGTGATGCTCGTACGCCCCGCGTTCGTGACGTCCCGGGCCACGGCGGGCCGCGCGGTGCCGCCGCTGGCGAGCACGCCGGGCGAGGTCGCCACCGCCGTCGAGCTGGGCCTGCGGCGGCACTCGGAGACCGTGTGGGTGCCGGGCGCGCTGCGGGCGGTCACGACGGCGCTGCGGCATCTGCCGCGCGGGCTGTACCGGCGGCTGCCGCTGTAG
- a CDS encoding YihY/virulence factor BrkB family protein, with protein sequence MDWLKNLPVIGPWLTRLMQTHAWRSYERLDRVKWTRLAAAMTFVSFIALFPLLTLAAAIGAATLSTRQQHTMESKIAQQFPGLGDQLHITSLAQNAGTVGIIAGAALLFTGMGWVGQMRDCLRAVWELPDPEKNPVVSKVQDAGILVGFGGAVLITLAVSTVASAAVGWTSRAVGLGEDGAGSVVLRVIAFAVAVLADFLVLLYVLTLLPGVEPPRHRLVVAALLGAVGFELLKLLLSGYIQGVAAKSMYGAFGVPVALLLWINFTAKLVLYCSAWTATGSAAEADGDAAGPGTGGADDGGGDATEGPGGRLRGADGAA encoded by the coding sequence ATGGACTGGCTGAAGAACCTCCCCGTGATCGGCCCGTGGCTGACACGTCTGATGCAGACGCACGCGTGGCGGTCGTACGAACGTCTGGACCGGGTCAAATGGACCCGGCTCGCCGCCGCCATGACGTTCGTCAGCTTCATCGCGCTGTTCCCGCTGCTGACCCTGGCCGCCGCGATCGGCGCCGCCACCCTCAGCACCCGGCAGCAGCACACCATGGAGAGCAAGATCGCCCAGCAGTTCCCGGGCCTGGGCGACCAGCTGCACATCACCTCGCTGGCGCAGAACGCGGGCACCGTCGGGATCATCGCCGGTGCCGCCCTGCTCTTCACCGGCATGGGCTGGGTCGGCCAGATGCGCGACTGCCTGCGCGCCGTGTGGGAGCTGCCGGACCCGGAGAAGAACCCGGTGGTGAGCAAGGTCCAGGACGCGGGGATCCTGGTGGGCTTCGGCGGCGCGGTGCTGATCACGCTCGCCGTCTCCACCGTCGCCTCGGCCGCCGTCGGCTGGACCTCGCGCGCGGTGGGCCTGGGCGAGGACGGCGCGGGCAGCGTGGTCCTGCGGGTCATCGCGTTCGCCGTCGCGGTGCTCGCCGACTTCCTGGTGCTCCTGTACGTGCTGACGCTGCTGCCCGGCGTCGAGCCGCCGCGCCACCGCCTGGTCGTCGCCGCGCTGCTCGGCGCGGTCGGCTTCGAGCTGCTGAAGCTGCTGCTCAGCGGCTATATCCAAGGGGTGGCGGCGAAGAGCATGTACGGCGCGTTCGGGGTCCCGGTCGCGCTGCTGCTGTGGATCAACTTCACGGCCAAGCTGGTGCTGTACTGCTCCGCCTGGACCGCGACCGGCAGCGCGGCGGAGGCGGACGGGGACGCCGCCGGTCCGGGGACCGGCGGCGCGGACGACGGCGGCGGCGACGCGACCGAAGGGCCCGGCGGGCGGCTCAGGGGCGCGGATGGCGCCGCATGA
- a CDS encoding D-alanyl-D-alanine carboxypeptidase family protein — protein sequence MPAPPRTVRRSLLVASAALLSLSVTAPAALAAPAPTATPPAHMSGVGGARLAQPGTQVALAPGVPALPKELTARSWIVADAESGQVLAAHNAHWRLPPASTLKMLFADTVLPKFPKTQTHKVTPGDLAGMGEGSSLVGIKENETYSVHDLWLGVFLRSGNDAVHVLSAMNSGVARTVQDMNAHAQDLQALDTHVVSPDGYDAPGQVSSAYDLTLFARSGLQKKDFREYCSTVRAAFPGETTKNKRGRSSRGSFEIQNTNRLLAGDAGLPVYPGIAGVKNGYTTNAGNTFTGVAERDGRVLLVTVMNPQSSVHDEVYRETGRLFDWGFKAAGKVQPVGTLVRPRSAQAAGAQPDPSAPADGTQGTAKTASAAGSGSGGMGIALGIAGGVLVLLAAGAFLVNRRWPLPELMRRHPRP from the coding sequence GTGCCCGCACCTCCCAGGACCGTCCGCCGCTCGCTGCTGGTCGCCTCCGCCGCCCTGCTGTCCCTCTCCGTGACCGCGCCCGCCGCGCTCGCCGCGCCCGCACCCACGGCCACTCCCCCGGCGCACATGTCCGGCGTGGGCGGTGCCCGGCTGGCCCAGCCCGGCACCCAGGTCGCCCTGGCCCCCGGGGTGCCCGCCCTGCCCAAGGAGCTGACCGCGCGCTCCTGGATCGTCGCCGACGCCGAGTCCGGGCAGGTGCTCGCCGCGCACAACGCGCACTGGCGGCTGCCCCCGGCCAGCACCCTGAAGATGCTCTTCGCCGACACCGTGCTGCCGAAGTTCCCCAAGACCCAGACGCACAAGGTCACCCCGGGCGACCTGGCCGGGATGGGCGAGGGCTCCAGCCTGGTCGGGATCAAGGAGAACGAGACCTACTCCGTCCACGACCTGTGGCTGGGCGTCTTCCTGCGGTCCGGCAACGACGCCGTGCACGTGCTGTCCGCCATGAACAGCGGAGTGGCCCGGACCGTGCAGGACATGAACGCGCACGCCCAGGACCTCCAGGCGCTGGACACCCACGTGGTGAGCCCGGACGGCTACGACGCCCCCGGCCAGGTCTCCTCGGCGTACGACCTCACCCTCTTCGCCCGCTCCGGGCTCCAGAAGAAGGACTTCCGGGAGTACTGCTCGACCGTGCGCGCCGCCTTCCCCGGCGAGACCACCAAGAACAAGAGGGGGCGGTCCTCCCGGGGCTCCTTCGAGATCCAGAACACCAACCGGCTGCTCGCCGGTGACGCCGGGCTGCCCGTCTACCCGGGCATCGCGGGCGTGAAGAACGGTTACACCACCAACGCGGGCAACACCTTCACCGGCGTCGCCGAGCGCGACGGCAGGGTGCTGCTCGTGACGGTGATGAACCCGCAGAGCAGCGTGCACGACGAGGTCTACCGGGAGACCGGCCGGCTCTTCGACTGGGGCTTCAAGGCGGCCGGCAAGGTGCAGCCGGTGGGCACCCTGGTACGGCCCAGGAGCGCCCAGGCGGCCGGTGCGCAGCCGGACCCGAGCGCGCCGGCCGACGGCACGCAGGGCACGGCGAAGACCGCGAGCGCCGCCGGGAGCGGCTCCGGTGGCATGGGGATCGCGCTCGGCATCGCCGGCGGGGTGCTGGTGCTGCTGGCGGCCGGTGCCTTCCTGGTCAACCGCCGCTGGCCGCTGCCGGAGCTCATGCGGCGCCATCCGCGCCCCTGA
- a CDS encoding SCO4848 family membrane protein produces the protein MKLSRPVSWFLLAFGVWSWVIWITFVKNLVKDSSGLAFDDGHPTAYFWVHLALAVVSFVWGTVIGGLGLRGLRALRRMS, from the coding sequence ATGAAGCTCAGCCGCCCCGTCTCCTGGTTCCTGCTCGCCTTCGGGGTGTGGAGCTGGGTCATCTGGATCACTTTCGTCAAGAATCTCGTCAAGGACAGCAGCGGGCTCGCGTTCGACGACGGTCATCCGACGGCGTACTTCTGGGTCCACCTGGCGTTGGCGGTCGTCTCCTTCGTATGGGGGACGGTCATCGGGGGCCTCGGGTTGCGCGGGCTGCGCGCACTGCGCCGGATGTCATAA
- a CDS encoding ABC transporter substrate-binding protein, protein MRILLTLLVLAVVGVGGWQLLPSQGDKDKAIILGTTDAVTSLDPAGAYDAGSWALYSNVFQSLLTFEPGGTQPVPDAAKDCGFTGGGSRTYRCTVREGLKFPSGRTMTAEDVKYSFDRVKKINSQVGPSSLFSTLGSVEADGMTVTFHLSTPDTTFPLKAATGAGSIVDHTRYALDSLRTGNDADGTGPYRLTGYSKDKSAELKPNGSYKGAISGSAKPVQVRYFTEGTALDKAWEDKQVDVATRTLTPKVLAGLNPSDPKQRVSVSDSAETRNLYLNTHDSSPLHDARVRRAIAWLVNREELVTSVYDGTVDALYSLVPAGITGHTTSFFDSYPAQSAKKARDLLKDAGVSTPVRFTYGYGEGRGQGAQEAAEIKKQLEASGLFKVDVKGYEWTDFQKRYTSGKLDAWAVGWVADYPDPDTFGGPLVGTGSSMNTGYSSKAVDALVSDSQQYTDRSRAATDFRSLQAKVAEDVPLVPLWQQKEYVVTTEDVGGGQYLSDGTGVFRLWKLTWI, encoded by the coding sequence ATGCGGATTCTGCTGACACTGCTGGTTCTGGCGGTGGTCGGCGTGGGCGGCTGGCAACTCCTGCCGTCGCAGGGTGACAAGGACAAGGCGATCATCCTGGGCACCACGGACGCCGTCACCTCGCTGGACCCGGCCGGTGCCTACGACGCCGGTTCCTGGGCCCTGTACAGCAACGTCTTCCAGTCGCTGCTGACCTTCGAGCCCGGCGGCACCCAGCCGGTGCCGGACGCCGCCAAGGACTGCGGCTTCACCGGCGGCGGTTCGCGCACCTACCGCTGCACGGTCCGCGAGGGGCTCAAGTTCCCCAGCGGCCGGACGATGACCGCCGAGGACGTCAAGTACTCCTTCGACCGGGTCAAGAAGATCAACTCCCAGGTCGGCCCGTCCTCCCTGTTCTCCACCCTGGGCTCGGTGGAGGCCGACGGCATGACCGTCACCTTCCACCTCTCCACGCCCGACACCACCTTCCCGCTGAAGGCCGCCACCGGCGCCGGCTCCATCGTCGACCACACCCGCTACGCGCTGGACTCGCTGCGCACCGGGAACGACGCCGACGGCACCGGCCCCTACCGCCTGACCGGCTACAGCAAGGACAAGAGCGCCGAGCTGAAGCCCAACGGCTCCTACAAGGGCGCCATCAGCGGCTCCGCCAAGCCGGTCCAGGTGCGCTACTTCACCGAGGGCACCGCGCTCGACAAGGCGTGGGAGGACAAGCAGGTCGACGTCGCCACCCGCACGCTGACCCCGAAGGTGCTCGCCGGGCTGAACCCGAGCGACCCCAAGCAGCGCGTGTCGGTGTCCGACAGCGCCGAGACCCGCAACCTGTACCTCAACACGCACGACTCCTCGCCGCTGCACGACGCCCGGGTCCGCCGCGCCATCGCCTGGCTGGTCAACCGCGAGGAGCTCGTCACCTCCGTCTACGACGGCACGGTCGACGCGCTGTACTCCCTGGTCCCGGCCGGCATCACCGGACACACCACGTCCTTCTTCGACTCCTACCCGGCCCAGAGCGCCAAGAAGGCCCGCGACCTGCTGAAGGACGCGGGCGTCTCCACGCCGGTGCGCTTCACCTACGGTTACGGCGAGGGCCGCGGCCAGGGCGCCCAGGAAGCCGCGGAGATCAAGAAGCAGCTGGAGGCGAGCGGCCTGTTCAAGGTCGACGTCAAGGGCTACGAGTGGACCGACTTCCAGAAGCGGTACACCTCCGGCAAGCTCGACGCCTGGGCCGTCGGCTGGGTCGCCGACTACCCCGACCCGGACACCTTCGGCGGCCCGCTCGTCGGCACCGGCAGCAGCATGAACACCGGCTACAGCAGCAAGGCCGTCGACGCACTCGTCTCCGACAGCCAGCAGTACACCGACCGCAGCCGCGCGGCCACCGACTTCCGCAGCCTTCAGGCGAAGGTGGCCGAGGACGTCCCGCTGGTCCCGCTGTGGCAGCAGAAGGAGTACGTCGTCACCACCGAGGACGTCGGCGGCGGCCAGTACCTCTCGGACGGCACGGGCGTCTTCCGCCTGTGGAAGCTCACCTGGATCTGA
- a CDS encoding TetR/AcrR family transcriptional regulator: protein MRLFQERGYDRTTMRAIAQEAGVSVGNAYYYFAGKEHLIQGFYDRIAAEHREAVREVLARETGLQARLAGVLKAWLDVATPYHEFAVQFFKNAADPDSPLSPFSPESEHARVEAVSVHKEVLYGARTRVPAELREVLPELMWLAQMGLVLYWVFDRTEGRERSYRLAERGARLTARGVSLARFRALRPLVLDVHELFTDFLPGMTKALPDPAARARKQA from the coding sequence ATGCGCCTGTTCCAGGAGCGCGGCTACGACCGGACGACGATGCGGGCCATCGCGCAGGAGGCCGGGGTCTCGGTCGGCAACGCGTACTACTACTTCGCGGGCAAGGAACATCTGATCCAGGGCTTCTACGACCGGATCGCCGCCGAGCACCGGGAGGCGGTGCGCGAGGTCCTGGCCCGCGAGACGGGTCTCCAGGCGCGGCTGGCGGGTGTGCTGAAGGCATGGCTCGACGTCGCCACGCCGTACCACGAGTTCGCGGTGCAGTTCTTCAAGAACGCCGCCGATCCCGACAGTCCGCTCAGCCCGTTCTCCCCGGAGTCCGAGCACGCGCGCGTGGAGGCGGTGAGCGTTCACAAGGAGGTGCTGTACGGGGCGCGGACCAGGGTGCCGGCGGAGCTGCGCGAGGTGCTGCCCGAGCTGATGTGGCTGGCCCAGATGGGCCTGGTCCTGTACTGGGTGTTCGACCGCACCGAGGGCCGTGAGCGCAGCTACCGGCTGGCCGAGCGCGGTGCCCGGCTCACCGCGCGGGGGGTGTCGCTGGCCAGGTTCCGGGCCCTGCGTCCGCTCGTGCTCGACGTGCACGAGCTGTTCACGGACTTCCTGCCGGGGATGACGAAGGCGCTGCCGGATCCGGCGGCCAGGGCCCGCAAGCAGGCGTGA